One genomic region from Cellulomonas hominis encodes:
- a CDS encoding TetR/AcrR family transcriptional regulator gives MPTPPPEDPERARRDPARTRRALLDAAAVAVAQHGAGVSVDVIARTAGVSKSGLLHHYGSKEQLLVALAQDAFDRFLLDVDAQTDPADLEPGRVMRGYLRATFADLEDPDSADYWAVMAQLSVVPAVVEAARADSLAWEQRLTADGFDPRAMQVVLLAADGAELAAAVGRAPGGSFAELRDRLIRLTRNAEALVALL, from the coding sequence GTGCCCACACCGCCCCCCGAGGACCCCGAGCGCGCCCGCCGCGACCCCGCCCGCACCCGCCGTGCGCTGCTGGACGCCGCCGCCGTCGCCGTCGCGCAGCACGGCGCCGGCGTGAGCGTCGACGTCATCGCGCGCACCGCCGGCGTCTCCAAGAGCGGCCTGCTGCACCACTACGGCTCCAAGGAGCAGCTGCTCGTCGCGCTCGCGCAGGACGCGTTCGACCGGTTCCTGCTCGACGTCGACGCGCAGACCGACCCCGCGGACCTGGAGCCCGGCCGGGTGATGCGCGGCTACCTGCGGGCCACGTTCGCCGACCTGGAGGACCCGGACAGCGCCGACTACTGGGCCGTCATGGCGCAGCTGTCCGTCGTCCCGGCCGTCGTCGAGGCAGCCCGGGCCGACTCCCTCGCCTGGGAGCAGCGGCTCACCGCCGACGGGTTCGACCCGCGGGCGATGCAGGTGGTGCTGCTCGCCGCCGACGGCGCGGAGCTCGCCGCGGCCGTCGGGCGCGCGCCCGGGGGGTCGTTCGCGGAGCTGCGGGACCGGCTGATCCGGCTCACCCGGAACGCCGAGGCGCTGGTCGCGCTGCTCTGA
- a CDS encoding MFS transporter → MSRVEPAVDLRRWDPEDERFWDKRFAWRTLWITTYNLTLAFCVWYLVSAIAPRLNDIGFGLSTEQLYWLVAVPGLAGGLMRMVYMFLPPIVGTRTLVGGTATLMLMPMLGWTIAVRDATTPYWVLIFLAAAAGIGGGAFSGFMPSTSYFFPKRLQGTALGLQAGLGNFGVSLIQFLTPWVVGFGLLGTAALTPQQTETGGELWLHNAGLVLVPWVILGAVLAAVFLRRVPVQANIRQQLDIFREKHTWFMTAIYTMTFGAFSGFAAQLGLMITNIYGGFEDPPDPLAYAFLGPLIGSLVRAGLGPLCDRYGGAIWTLVSGIGMTASTVFTIFFLEPTERSQFTWFLLGMLAIFFFAGVGNAGTFKQMPMIFPKRQAGGVIGFTASIAAFGPFLVGIALSLMAPTTFFIGCAVYFAGCTVLTWVFYARPGAPRPG, encoded by the coding sequence ATGAGCCGCGTCGAGCCCGCCGTGGACCTGCGGCGCTGGGATCCCGAGGACGAGCGGTTCTGGGACAAGCGCTTCGCGTGGCGGACGCTGTGGATCACGACCTACAACCTCACGCTGGCGTTCTGCGTCTGGTACCTGGTCTCCGCGATCGCGCCGCGCCTGAACGACATCGGGTTCGGCCTGTCGACCGAGCAGCTCTACTGGCTGGTGGCCGTCCCGGGCCTGGCCGGCGGGCTGATGCGCATGGTCTACATGTTCCTGCCGCCGATCGTCGGCACCCGGACGCTGGTCGGCGGCACGGCGACGCTCATGCTGATGCCGATGCTCGGCTGGACGATCGCGGTCCGGGACGCGACGACGCCGTACTGGGTGCTGATCTTCCTGGCGGCCGCGGCGGGCATCGGCGGTGGCGCGTTCTCCGGCTTCATGCCGTCGACGAGCTACTTCTTCCCGAAGCGGTTGCAGGGGACCGCGCTGGGCCTGCAGGCCGGGCTCGGGAACTTCGGGGTCAGCCTGATCCAGTTCCTCACGCCGTGGGTGGTCGGGTTCGGCCTGCTCGGCACGGCCGCGCTCACGCCCCAGCAGACCGAGACCGGTGGCGAGCTGTGGCTGCACAACGCCGGGCTGGTCCTGGTGCCGTGGGTGATCCTCGGGGCGGTGCTGGCCGCGGTGTTCCTGCGCCGGGTGCCGGTCCAGGCGAACATCCGCCAGCAGCTCGACATCTTCCGCGAGAAGCACACGTGGTTCATGACCGCGATCTACACCATGACCTTCGGGGCGTTCAGCGGGTTCGCCGCGCAGCTCGGGCTGATGATCACGAACATCTACGGCGGCTTCGAGGACCCGCCCGACCCGCTGGCGTACGCGTTCCTCGGGCCGCTGATCGGGTCGCTCGTCCGCGCCGGGCTCGGCCCGCTGTGCGACCGGTACGGCGGCGCGATCTGGACGCTCGTGTCCGGCATCGGGATGACCGCGAGCACGGTGTTCACGATCTTCTTCCTCGAGCCCACCGAGCGGTCGCAGTTCACCTGGTTCCTGCTCGGGATGCTCGCGATCTTCTTCTTCGCCGGCGTCGGCAACGCGGGCACGTTCAAGCAGATGCCGATGATCTTCCCCAAGCGGCAGGCCGGCGGCGTCATCGGCTTCACCGCCTCGATCGCGGCGTTCGGGCCGTTCCTGGTCGGCATCGCGCTGTCACTGATGGCGCCGACGACCTTCTTCATCGGCTGCGCCGTGTACTTCGCGGGCTGCACCGTCCTGACCTGGGTGTTCTACGCCCGACCGGGTGCGCCCCGGCCGGGCTGA